The window TAAAGGAgggacaaaaaattaattttaagcaAATAAGATGAGTTAGAAACAAGCTTAGTTAAACGCACAAGCATCAAGAGCCAATGTAGAAAATTTCATGtgaattatccaaaaagaatataaaatgtAAAGTGTTTATTAAACAAAGTGAGGCTTCCATCTTTTCAAGCTGTAAATGAACTAAGCCGTTCATAAACAGTTTGGACTTGACTCGATAAAAAgcttgtttatatttgtttgtttataaacaagccaagcttaagctttagttttaggcttgtttaataaatgaGCCGAGCccaagtaaaaaatattgttcatgaacaagctTATTATGAACACCAAGGCTCGATACAAAAGTAACAAAGCAAGTTGAGCTTAGGcttatttatgagtttggtaataaaattgatatgagcTTGACAAGTAAACTCATATCCTTCTaagactttaattaattataagttgAGACCACTCATCCAAACCAAATAGGCTAAATAATAAACTTGATATAGGCTTGATAATATACTTGTGTTGGATCTCaagttaaaaaacatgatattgagcttgagtttgagcttgatattgAGCTCGAGCTTGGCTTGACCAATGAATCAAGCCAAGCGAAGCTAAACTCAAGATTCTATAGTTTATAATAAGCTCAAGCTTGAACATTATTTGTAGGCTCGTATCAAGCTcaagccaagcttgaacatTCTACTTTTGATGTCGAGCCGAACTTGAACATTCACTACTCAACAAATCTTGGCTCATTTACAGCTCTTGTGCACACAAGACAAGATTGGCAAGTATCTATATTGATCTAAGCAGCTTTTAATTAATCCAAGTAGTTTTAATTTGATCCAATATTGACCTTAATCTATGAAGGTCAGACCCAACTTCACCTTCACGCTTGAATACTTTTATCCTACCGGACATGCAGTCTTTTCCTGTATCCTATTCTAATGTTTGTCGTTTGGGTTGCTAGCTAATATGGCAGCTCACTCCCTAACTAAGTGATTTctaacttgtaattttttttggtcctttttGATTAGGGTAGCTGCTTCTGTAATTAGGAAGGAAAGGCTAAGCTAGCCtttgattgttttttgtttctctgttcaataaaatttcctttccatccaaaaaaaaaaaagtttttttctcttaaacTTTAAGATAAATTAATGGATTAATcgattaatatataaaaatagattaaaaaaagatcaaatataATTCTAAATAATGGCATCCAGCTGGAGGAGTCTGCTAAAGGACAAAATACAGTGTACTATCAAGAGACAAAGAAATAGAGGAGCAATTTATTCGAAGATGACAACTGACAAGAGATAGAATAGAGCAGAAAGTGCCCCCATGCACGTTGGCAGAAATTTTTGGTTCCACCGGGAGGACCACTGATGTGGTCCTCCCTGCTCCTGCCAACCAATTAATAAGTGCCATGTGGCCATTTTTCTGATTCAGGTCCACATCAGCAGCAACCCATGCTCTCGCACGCTTCCACGTTCACCAATCTCATCAGCCTCCTCGCCTCTGCGAAAGACATCGCACTCTTTTTATCTTCatctttatcattattgttGCCGTTGCTGTCGCTGTTGTAGTAGCCACGGCTTGAATTTCAATTTCATACGAAAAGGGATGGGGATTTCTTCTCTAGAGAATTGGGGAAATAGGgctagaggaagagagaaagaaagaggcgTGTTTGATTTTGGCTTTCCGCCTGggtaagttttgtttttgttttaaccttggtttggttttgttaacCAGAGTTAAAAGACTTGGGTTGCTGCTGATGTGGACCTGAATCAGAAAAATGGCCACATGGCACTTATTAATTGGTTGGCAGGAGCAGGGAGGACCACATCAGTGGTCCTCCCGGTGGAACCAAAAATTTCTCCCCATGCACGGTGTACTATCAAGTGACAACGAAATAAAGGAGCAATTTCTTGGAAGATGAACAAGAGATAGAGCCAAAAGTGTCACATGTAGAGATGCATGTGAAGTAACAAGGAAGACTGTTACATGTTGATGGACCAAAGCCTATCAAGTTGTTTACTCCGGATAAAATTGCGTTTTATGGAATTAACTTCTCCTAGTCATACAGCTTATTAGGCTCATAATATCACTTTTGTGATGTTTAGTCTTGTTTGGTATagcattttaaaaacatatttttagtttttaaataatattatacgtattttcatacaattttttacccacacatattttagaaaaatataaacaacattattcaaatttctctacCAAACAGCCCTTAGAGTTTGAGTCCAGTAATATTTTCAATTACTGCAATGAACTTTCATATGTATACTAAAATGATGCTGTATTTTTTTCTCCaacttttttggattttggcctttttgcgtttcattcaattatattatgtttttccctttctttaaCGGGTATGTGCTTATGAATGTCAGGCTacaatatttccaaataaaaaaaagatacaaatgCATCTCTATTGTTGCACACAGAGATACTAATTTCTTAATTGGTTTCCTAGATATTGGAGtgctcttacttttttttcgcagcaaaaatagccaaataccacGTTGCTTAGAACTTGATTTTGTGAAACTCAAGTACTAAAGCATCGTACTTTgctacatattttcaaaatagtgttaatttgacataaattttaccaaaatgtAATATTTGGCTATTTTTGACGCAAAAAAAAGTAAGAGCACTCCAATAGTACTCAAACTATTGGAGTACTCGAGTACTCAAACAATGGTATTTTAAGCTCGAGTACCACGTTTTAGTACTCGAGTttcacaaaatcgagttttaaatagGTGAGTCACTTGAAATAAGAGCAAACGTTTTAAAGGTACTCGAGCTTAAAAAACTCGAGtaccttgtttttcttttttaaggtaCTCAAATATTGTAATTAGCTTCCCcgattttccttttctttggtttttttgcAGCACAGGATTTAACAAAGGGTATGCATTTGTTAACTTCACTAACCCACAAGCAGTGTGGGAGTTTTACATTGCCACTGACGAGCAGGGTTGGAATCATTTTAATTCACACAAGAAGCGTCGGATAGCCCTAGCTAGAATCCAGATATAGACCTAATTATTATTAGtgtaaaaactcaaaactttttTAGTGTACCCCCACACTACCATCATTATCTTATGGTGGGAAAATGTACCGGCATGGAATTGTACTGAGAGATGCTTGGGACTATCCAAATCTAGCTCTGTTGGATTTGGTGGCTCTGATTTGACAAAGTTCTATCTAAGCTTGTCATTTCTCATTATGGGTTAATTAGTTAACtagttttttactttaaaaaagtTGAACTCTCtggttctttttcttctatttcagCCAAGTGTTGTAACTTCTAGTTAGTACTTAGGTAACTGTGCTACTATGGTGTAAGCAAGGAAAGGAAGGGGGTGGAACTTGGCACCTGCACCTAAAAGACCATGAAAGGACTGGTGATGGGATCCACCCTCTCCAGATGGATGGTTGTGATCATCTAGTGAACTGGCCAATTCccatcctcttcttttttttaccattttcctTATTTTGTAATCTCAAATTCCAAAATTGTAATCTCTTATTACAAAAGATCAACAAGTGCATTGATTCTCAAAGAAGAAATTCAAGTTTTCTCATTGCCAAGTAAGACTCTGTTCTGGAAATAATTTCTGCTTCATCTTGTTATGTTTTCATCAATATTGTTATGACTATGACTATCAATTTCTGCTTCATAACTCAAACCTGATCCTCCACCTTGTAAAGAAGGAAAAgtgtttttctattatttacttttttaccccTGTATGGGAACAAAATTGTCGTTCTCAAAGGTGTAATCTAAGAACTAAATCATCTTTATACATGCATGCAACAGATCATTTTTTGCTATTCCACTACAGTTGTTGTACTTGTGGTAATGAAAGCACGCAATGCTCATTTGATCATTTACAAACTAGATACTTCTAACCAATTATGTTTACAAACTTTACAATTACTTTTCATTAGAAAATGAagacaatttattaaaaaaaaaaaaaaagaaagaaaaagagaaagaagaagaaaacgatGGCTGTTAAGTCTTTAACGCATCACAAGCACAATTCTTCTATAGTTTCACTCTTCCATCAATAATAGTTGTTAGTTTTTTGACGCATCACCAGTTCTTCTATAGTTTATGAAtggttttcaatttatttttgacttATCATCAGAGCACGATGGCAGAGGAAATCGTAAGCAGGGTGATTTCATTTGCTACTGAGCTGATCGGCAATGCTCGGAGCTGCAAGGAGGAGCTGAGAGGGCTTGGTGAATCATTAACCATGATTCGAGCTGTTTTGACTGATGCCGAGAGAAGACAAGTGAGAGATGAGTCTGTGAAGCTTTGGCTCCAAAAGCTTGAAGATGTTGCTTATGAAGCTGACGATGTGCTGGACGAGTTTATGTACGAGAATCTCCGGCAAAAGATAGAGGTCGAAAACGAACGGAAGAGAAAGGTAAACTTCATCGACCCATTTATTTTCAGTCTCTCCATGGCGAAAAAAATTAAGGCTGTTCAGGAAAAACTAGCAAAAGTAAATGGGTTGGCAAATGGGTTTGGACTTGCTAGAATATTGTCAGTAGATTCAAATGTTGAGATTGTTCCAACTAGAGAGACAGACTCCTTTCTTGATCATTCAGAAGTTGTAGGAAGGAAAagtcaagtttcaaaaatagtGAGCTTGCTGACTAGTGCAACCAATCAACAACTCTCCGTCATTCCTATAGTCGGCATGGCTGGTTTGGGAAAGACAACTTTTGCAAAACTAGTGTACAATCATGAGCTagtaaaaaaacattttgataaGACAATGTGGGTATGTGTCTCTGATGAttttaatgacaaaaatattttaagagggATTCTTGAATCCCTTACTAATAACTCAAGTCTTTCAGTAAGTAAGAATACGGTACTTCAAAACCTTCAAAAAGAGTTGCAGGGGAAAAAATATCTTCTAATTCTTGATGATGTATGGAATGAAGTTCTACTAAAATGGGATACATTAAGGGATTGCTTGTTAGGAATTATGTCAAATACTGGAAACAGTATTATTGTTACAACCCGTAGTGACAAGGTGGCAGAAATCATGGAAACACATCCCCGGCATCACTTAGAAAGACTACCTGAGGCAGAATGCTGGTCCATAATCAAGAAAAAAGTATCTTCAATTCCATTAACTCCAGATTTGGAGGCTATCGGATATGATATTGCCAAAAAATGTGGAGGGGTCCCATTAGCAGCAAAAGTCCTAGGAGGGACAATGGCTcgtaaaaaagtaaaaaatgaatGGTTAGCAATTCAAAACAATGAAATTTGGAATTACCCACATGTTAGCCATGAAATGTTACCAATATTAAAATTGAGCTTTGATCATCTGCAATCACCATCTCTTAAAAAATGCTTTGCATATTGTTCAATTTTTCCTAAAGATTACATGATTGCAAAGGAAGAGTTAATTCAGTTTTGGATGGCTGAAGGGTTCCTTCAACCATCTCAAGGAAGTTGTGTGGTAATGGAGGATATTGGTAACATGTATTTTGACATCTTGTTGGCAAATTCCTTATTTCAAGATGAGAAAAAGGATGAGTTTGATAATATTATCATTTGCAAGATGCATGATTTGGTACATGATCTTGCACTCTCAGTTTCAAAATCTGAGACCTTATTTTTGAATAAGGATTTGGAGGGTGACATCAGTCACACAAGATATTTATTTGTCAAATCTGATGGTAAAATTATACCAAGAATTCCATCTTCAAAAGACGATGTTAGGAAATTGCGCacatttgtttctaaaaatgttGTGCTTGGCAACAcgttattaaattttaattgcttACGTGTTCTAAAATTAAATGGAAACTCTATAAAAGAATTGCCAAGTTCAGTTGGCCTTTTAATACATTTGAGGCTTCTCAGCGTCGCAAGTTTATCCATCAAGCATTACCAAAGTCCATCACCAAACTCTACAATTTGCAAACTTTAAGAATCGAAGGTTGCCGAAATGTCAGAGAGCCTCCTGAAGATCTAAAACAGTTGATAAACTTAAGGCATATTTATATCCCTTATGGcttttatgaaaaacttaagGATATAGGGCAATTGACGTGTCTACAAACATTGCCATGTTTTATTGTGGGTCAAGATGCAGGTCATCGGATCGAGGAATTGGGATGCTTAAATCAACTTAGAGGAAAATTAAACCTCTGGAATCTAGGGCATGTGAGAGATAGAGAAGAAGCCCGAAGAGCAAATTTAGAAGAAAAGGCCAAAATATACAAGTTGAGATTTTACTGTACGAGACGGGGATCGGAAAGAGAAAGCAACCACGAGAATGATGAAGAGGTGTTGGAAGGTCTCAAGCCTCACCGACATTTGAAGAGCTTAGCAATTGATGGCTTTGGATGTCTCTGCTATTTGGCAATTTGATTGAGATCGAATTTGGCAATTGCAGAAAATGTGAGGTTCTTCCCACTCTTGGGCTTCTACCCCATCTTAGGGTTCTTACAATAAAAGGTATGGATGGTGTAAGACGTATAGGAACTGAGGTTTACAGTAACTATAATAATGGAAGTGATGGCACTATATTGTTCCCAGCTTTGAGAAAACTTGATTTGAGTAGAATGCTCAATCTAGAGGAATGGACGGATGTGATGGAGCCAGCAACAACAACAGGCCTAATGGTGTTTCCTTGCCTTGAGGAGTTGAGCATTCAATTTTGTAACCAACTGAAAAGTGCTCCATGTTTTTTTTCGAGTCTTAAGAAATTACTCATTAGGGACATGTGTAGCACTACATTTGAAAACATTATCAGCAAGCTTACCACACTCACGTCCCTCGAGGTTTGGAATATTTCAGGACTTGCTTGTCTGCCAGAgaagttattgcaaaaaaatgcGAGTCTCATGTCTCTGACGGTAGCGGGATGGGCCGATTTGGTGTCCATCGTGTCACATGAGGATGTATGGGCCTTCTGCACCTCTCTTCGATCGCTTAAAATAAAAGTCTGTTGGAAATTACAAATACAAGGTGTCCCATCCCATCTTCAACGCTTGGAGATATCTGGGTGTGTTACTCTACCTACCGGGCTACAATCATGCACGTCTCTTACCCTGCTAGAGATTCAGCGTTGTGATAAATTGAAATCAATTCCAAATCTAGGACAATTGCGTTCTCTTACTCAATTAAAAATTAGGTATTGCGATAATCTGATATCAATACCTGATTTAAGAGGATTGCATTCTCTTATCGAATTACGAATTTGTCATTGTCCTAAATTGACGAGTCTCCCAGAGGGTTTAGAATCTCTCACCCGCTTGAAGACTTTGGCGATTGGCAAGTTTTGTGAGGAGCTGGATGATTTCCCGAGTCTCGTTTCTATCGAACACTTGCACGCATCCCTGCAACATTTAGAATTGAGAGGGTGGCCTAAACTTAAGTCCATACCGGACAATATTCAAGTCTTGACTGCCCTTGAAAGTCTCTTCATATCTCACTTTGAAGGCATGGAAACTTTGCCTGAGTGGTTGACCAAGCTTTCTTCTCTTCAAATTCTGGAAATCTTTCGTTGCTCCAAGTTAAAGGAAAGTTGTGCAATTGGTGGAAAAGAGCGGTACAGAATTGCCCATATTCCAGATATCAGAATCTATTAAGCGAACAAGCGGTATGTGTAGTCAAATCCACTTATCATACTCTCATTTAAatcaatattatattcttaattGCCTccaattcttttctctctttaagtttcagccaaattcttttgttttttttttataatttttttggcaatttcTGATTAGATCAGTTAAAGTATCCTGGATTGCATATTCTATTCTCTTCTATCATTGAATTTAACATTCGGTAgtatttctataaaattattttggcaTGATTAGATTACTGTTGGACTGGCACTCAATTGGACAAACCTTCATAATATCTGAACATTGGGATGGATACAATTTACAATTTAGGCGTGGAGGTATCTAACTTGCCaaccaaacttattttttccTCTGGTTTTgctattaaaatttataacgTACTCCCACTactattttgtaattttatttaactattcaATTATTCttggatttaaaattttaagagcTTATCTCTCTTAATCTCTTTAAGAGATAAGctcttaaatttatttatataattttttttaagaccgTATAAACGGTAGAACTTTGTAAAGTCAAAAGCAATACTTGCATTTGAAGTTTTCTTTGTATAAAATTttcccatgtttttttttttgttttttgtttttgatggcTTGAGTGGATCTTATTTTATGGATTTAGCATTTCTGTATtaaaactaattattttttgttactaATGGCCCTAACATTCTGCTCTAGTAGAAACAGATGGTTTCATACAAGACCTGCATACTGTACTTAAGTGGATCATGGGTTAAAATTCTCTCTCCTCCGGAGGTCCAATTCCCTTAAAGAGATGTTCTCTGGTGTTAGCCAAGTGGAAGGTTTCTTAAACTGGTCAAGAATTTCTTAGAAGTTATTGCCAACGTGATGCTCACTTTACAGCAAAAGCTAGATATTGCTTATTGTGGTTGCTGCCAGAGTGGCTAACAATTGCACACGGTCTAGTGGGGGTGTCAATTTGATTCCTATCTGATTGGAGttcattaaaattttgtgaGTTCCCCCAAATCTCATCTTCtattcttcttatttctttatttcatctACTGTTTTCTGAAATTGTTGACATTATGGAATGTACAATTTGCTAGAGTCGTTGGACTAACTTTTCTGTCTTCAACATTTGGTACTTATAGGATGCAAGGACCTTACTTATCTCCCTAAAGTGGATTTCATGCGTTTGATCACCAAATTGCTATGCCTATCCATTCATAACTTTCtcaaagttaaataaatagatGTGTTGAGGGCGACGACACATCCTGGTCCAAAGATGGGGAATGGTTTAAAAAGAGGAATTTGTTTGAAGTtcacatatatattattacaacaGTATATGTGGTATGTTTTCTTAAACTTAATCCTCATCTCTTCTCTGATGCTTTACCTTAAATCAACTGATTCTATTCATAATTGCCCTACTTTCTTCCTATCTCAGTTTAGTTTCCTccaatctttttctttgttaatgaACTATATTGTCTTGATGTGTAGGTGCTATTGACAACATATATATTGTATTCAGCTGGAAGAACAATTTGACTAATTCAATGGAGTTTAGTAGAAGTTCTTTAAAGTTGGtaagattttcttctcttctcattTATGAAGTATTATATGAATCCAACAAATATACTATTCATGCCAAAGATCCCTTCTTCCCTATCACTTTTCCTACAACATATACAAACCTGTTgcatagaaaaaggaaaagaaaattttgtcaatCCAATATATTCTATGAATTTCTTTTGACATGATTAGTGTTGGTAGCATTTTATTAGTACAACTGGAGCAAGAACTTAAGAAATTTAATATTACTTATATTCCAACAATTGGGACCACCATATTGTAAGAATACAATACAATTTATGCTTGAAGGTAACTAAACTCGGCAAATCATCACCGTCCTcatctttttcctttgttttttctatCTAAATTGTTGACATGTTTCGTCTCTCTTATGAATCTAGCAACATCTTGTGTTCTTTATTTAGCCATTCAATCATTGAAAATCAATGGACATATACATTAAGCTTTTGCATTTGGAAACTTCAAAAGCTAGCTGATTAAATTGAGCATTAGAGATTGTAAGTTCATATAAAAGCTCCTTGTGCGCAAAACAAAGTGAAGgatttcttcaaattaaagGGGGAATTAttattccttttctttattatagaCTTTCTCGGTTTTTCCAAGTTATTGAATGCTTAAGTGGGTCTCTTATTCAGGATGGGTTCAAATTTTGAAGAACTTGAGGAGTTTTGCTCTTTCATACTCTGGAAACTATACTAGCGAGTGAGCTCAATAGAAAAAATTCTTCAAGTTTTTGGTTTTGGATATTAAACTCTGGCTACAtacattaataacaataaactAAGGAATCTTTTGTGCTTGTTTCATGTGCTACAACTATGTTTTCatatgagatggttatttagaATAATCATTACATATTATAATCCTTTGTGCACATAGTTGGGTAACGTTCCTTTTGCATTTGTGgaattataattgttttttctattACTGATGGCCCTAGTATCCCATTGTAGAAGAGAAGGGAAGATTCTACTTAGGAGCAGCATATGACAATCATGATTCACTAAAGCTGATGCATGTGCTCCCTCACCACATTATGCAATCTATTAGATATTTTATTGTCCAAGATTTTCATCATTAAAAGGAAGGATGAGTTGAAGGTAATGCCCCAGGTTTTCCAAGATTGTCATCTAAAACAGATTGACTGTTATGTCATCCACCTAGTAGCATCTTGAAGCTTATGTGATATCAGAAAAAGCTGGTGGTGAATCCATCCATAACTGACTCTTCACTCTGTCTTTCATATAAGAATGaaatatcaaaatttcattaataaattatttgttttttcttccaTAATATATTCACTTTCTTCAAGCTTTTCTCATAATTTAGGCATAATGTGCCTGTAGGAAGACTTGGTTCTTGAATTTCAACCAACGTCCGCTAATGCGTGAACAGGTTTGTTTACTTAAGCTGTCTAACTCTCTTGGAAAgattttgttaatttcttttttattgccCTTCCCCCAACATaatataatgcatgaaaaatggattttttttttcttttaaaaaaaaatttaataaatgctTGCATAAGTGTCATGGATAAAGTTTAAATTTACACAAAATGATTCATATTTTCCCAATATTATATTGTTCTTGAGCTTTAGCCAATTATCAGATTTGCTTTCGTACTTTTAACAATTGGCCTAGTAATTACTCTCTTTTCTTGAAATCTAGCTTTTCAATTATAGTTCAAAGTTCTAGCATTATATTTATTACCGATTGTGCATTCTATGTTCAGAAAAGTATACATAGCAAAGGGAAAAGGGAAATTAAGGATCACCTATGTCAtaatcaaaaatgaaaaatagacACTTTATATCAATTCTAGCCATAATGTGCTCTTTTTTGATGAAATCCAAGCCAGTGAAAAGAAGGAATAAGATATTTCCTGCTAAACTCAGTCATGGCGGTAAGGATAGGAACAATTAGATTTCTTCCCCTACTTATTACAAATTCCAGGACCTACAAAATTTTGAGGTGAGTTTGTAAGTTTAGAtgtaattttatctttattatatTGATACCCATTTATATCATCAGTTTGAGTCATTAATATTGATTGTGTTGGGGTGGAGAAGCTTTGTATCTCTTCGAGAAATGAATTCCAGGGACAAGAATGCCCCTACCTTCCAGTAAAGATGGAGTGCAATCCCTCTCTTTGGACATGTAATTAAGTGGAAGGTTCGACACAGTAGTTGAAGGTTTATTTTAACTTATACACTTGTGAAGCCCTAGCTTACAGTCAAAACTGCTGTTCActttgaaaaggagagagaagtaGTCAGAGTGGACCAGGGATAAAAGATTGTTCACTTTGAATCACAATAGATGGACTTTTAAATTGATTTCATTGCTTCTTTGTTATTCACTAAAATTTgtgagtttttttcttctcttctattatctctcttccaaaaaattttattatcactgtttcctttttttattgtcAATTTTGTGTACTATATACTAAATTTTTGGTTCCCTTTCAAATTCATTGTTGCTTTATATTTCAGTGGCAAATTGACAACAGTGGGGAGTTTGATGACTTTGTGCGAGTTATATGGAATTCTTCAAGGTAATGTAATTTGCTCTTTTCcatgtttttcattttggaACTGTTTTTTTCTATTCCATTTTCTAATCATAGACATGGATCTATTATTGGTAGCATTTCAAAATCTAAAGCTCAGACTCTATGCTATTTCACActttagagcattagcatccgctatttttcaaaatctaaGTTTTCTCTATTACTAAAGATTCTCATATTCTGTCAAATGGGGAAAAGAGAATGCGTTGAATTGCATACTCATTATGATTTTTCAGTTACGTACTCTGTATTGTGGTGTTATCTGACTTTGGTAACATAATCTGGATCCATAGaagattgaaaaattatttgttgaATTATTGGAGGAActtgcacaattttttttttttttttctttttgttcaaagGTTGTCTGACATTTCAGGTTGCCCACAAGTCAAACATTATGTGGGTGGTGACCAATGCTCAAGTTGCTGGCTCATCTTTTTGAACAAGCGTAACAAGCGTAAGTAACATATTTGAAAATCAAAGAATTGGCAAGAGTGGATGCCTTTCCACTATAGTTGGGGAACctttcatttatttgatgagCTGTCTTTAAACAGATGCAACTTGCAAGAAGCTGAGATTTCTATCGACAGGGGGAAGGATGTGGTACCTTGCTAACTAGTAGATGCTGGAAATACTTAATTTCCCAATTAGAGTTCTTGTACTTCAGCATAGATAATTTAAGATTGTAAGTATCTagataaaattttgagttttgatctCTAATCTAAGCTCTAAAGAATCTAAAATTGGTATTTTGTTTTCTCaaatgtccttttttttttttttttaatatttcacttTGAAATAGAATATCTTatgcacttattttttaatagtttctttagaatttttgttttctcataTAGTGCAACATATTTTGCTGCATAGCATACTTAGATCTTCAAATTTCCTCCCTACAACAAAAATCAagtattttcatttgaaaaatcaattcATAACTTCTTgagattgtgtgtgtgtgttgtgtgtttaTTCTGGGCTACCAACAATGTATTGATTGGGGCTCTTTAGTTTCTATTATATTGTCTTCATTTGTTAAGTTTTGACTTGTCAATTTTGGATTAAGTAGGGCTCTCCAGTTATTCAAATTTCAGACTTCACCAAAGTTTGTTGATGGTCAGAATTTATATGAAGTTTGTTTTGAACTTGAGAAATaatcaatgaaaaattatttattctattttaattaGACTTGTAGATGAACTTTCTGGTTTACTGTGCAGTACAATATAAGGAAGTACAACTTGAAATCCAAAACAAATTGAATGAGAGGGTTagcttattttttcttttgagatcaAATTATAATGTTTAGTAAGTTGTATTACTTATGATTGAATTGCTTCAAGATTTCCGTGATTCTCAACctacaataattttattgtcttgagttttctttctttttatttttttctcaaaaatttatgGTTGCAGGTCAACTGGAATCATAACTTGTATGTATCTACAATTGTTGATTGGGTATATTCAGTATCACCATCGACAATGCATCAAGTAAGGCCTAGGCTTTCCTATGGTTTACACTTTATGCCATGGTTGCTTCCATTTCCTATCTTTATAATCAGAAAAAgctcttttctttcttgaatttattCAGATTCTGACAATTCATCCCCTTTTCAAATCTTCTGTTATGACTCCCTAACTTAAAGTTGCTGTAGCAGTGACTTCAACACTTTTCAAGATTCTGAGGTAGGCATCTGTGATTAGCCTTT of the Quercus robur chromosome 10, dhQueRobu3.1, whole genome shotgun sequence genome contains:
- the LOC126703753 gene encoding putative disease resistance protein RGA3, yielding MRRFSVHSRGQRFRGTLIQSTMAEEIVSRVISFATELIGNARSCKEELRGLGESLTMIRAVLTDAERRQVRDESVKLWLQKLEDVAYEADDVLDEFMYENLRQKIEVENERKRKVNFIDPFIFSLSMAKKIKAVQEKLAKVNGLANGFGLARILSVDSNVEIVPTRETDSFLDHSEVVGRKSQVSKIVSLLTSATNQQLSVIPIVGMAGLGKTTFAKLVYNHELVKKHFDKTMWVCVSDDFNDKNILRGILESLTNNSSLSVSKNTVLQNLQKELQGKKYLLILDDVWNEVLLKWDTLRDCLLGIMSNTGNSIIVTTRSDKVAEIMETHPRHHLERLPEAECWSIIKKKVSSIPLTPDLEAIGYDIAKKCGGVPLAAKVLGGTMARKKVKNEWLAIQNNEIWNYPHVSHEMLPILKLSFDHLQSPSLKKCFAYCSIFPKDYMIAKEELIQFWMAEGFLQPSQGSCVVMEDIGNMYFDILLANSLFQDEKKDEFDNIIICKMHDLVHDLALSVSKSETLFLNKDLEGDISHTRYLFVKSDGKIIPRIPSSKDDVRKLRTFVSKNVVLGNTLLNFNCLRVLKLNGNSIKELPSSVGLLIHLRLLSVASLSIKHYQSPSPNSTICKL
- the LOC126701437 gene encoding probable disease resistance protein At1g58602 isoform X1 — translated: MDGVRRIGTEVYSNYNNGSDGTILFPALRKLDLSRMLNLEEWTDVMEPATTTGLMVFPCLEELSIQFCNQLKSAPCFFSSLKKLLIRDMCSTTFENIISKLTTLTSLEVWNISGLACLPEKLLQKNASLMSLTVAGWADLVSIVSHEDVWAFCTSLRSLKIKVCWKLQIQGVPSHLQRLEISGCVTLPTGLQSCTSLTLLEIQRCDKLKSIPNLGQLRSLTQLKIRYCDNLISIPDLRGLHSLIELRICHCPKLTSLPEGLESLTRLKTLAIGKFCEELDDFPSLVSIEHLHASLQHLELRGWPKLKSIPDNIQVLTALESLFISHFEGMETLPEWLTKLSSLQILEIFRCSKLKESCAIGGKERYRIAHIPDIRIY
- the LOC126701437 gene encoding uncharacterized protein LOC126701437 isoform X2, with the translated sequence MPLPSSKDGVQSLSLDIGKLTTVGSLMTLCELYGILQGCPQVKHYVGGDQCSSCWLIFLNKHATCKKLRFLSTGGRMWSTGIITCMYLQLLIGYIQYHHRQCINCCSSDFNTFQDSEDSMVSPQSMDAEGIHGVIS